A single region of the Streptomyces sp. NBC_01381 genome encodes:
- the dprA gene encoding DNA-processing protein DprA has product MTSGSASDEERLARAALTRILEPGDEVGGRWLREAGALEVVRRLVEGEERLDGVTPARWEGLRARAERARPARDLAVARDAGVRFVCPGEPEWPVQLDDLGDARPVGLWVRGRPSLRIWALRSVAVVGARACTEYGAHMAAGLGAGLAERGWVVVSGGAYGVDGAAHRGALGAGGATVAVLACGVDRPYPRGHAELIGRIAEQGLVVGELPPGDHPTPSRFILRNRVIAALTRGSVVVEAAYRSGALVTARCAQDLGRYTMGVPGPATSGLSAGVHELLRGEGVLVTDAAEVVELVGDMGDVAPQRRGPVVPRDLLAPQAARVLAALPARGSAGAREIALGAGTAVDEVVGRLYELRSLGFVERHGDGWQLTRQAILSVFSKRGGS; this is encoded by the coding sequence ATGACGTCCGGATCCGCCTCGGACGAGGAGCGCCTGGCCAGGGCCGCCCTGACCCGGATCCTCGAACCGGGGGACGAGGTGGGCGGGCGGTGGCTGCGGGAGGCCGGGGCCCTCGAAGTGGTGCGGCGGCTCGTCGAGGGGGAGGAGCGTCTCGACGGTGTGACACCCGCGCGGTGGGAAGGGCTGCGGGCCCGTGCGGAGCGGGCGAGACCGGCCCGGGACCTGGCGGTGGCGCGGGATGCCGGGGTGCGGTTCGTCTGTCCCGGGGAGCCGGAGTGGCCCGTGCAGTTGGACGACCTCGGGGACGCCAGACCGGTCGGGCTGTGGGTGCGGGGGCGGCCCAGCCTGCGGATATGGGCGCTGCGGTCGGTGGCCGTGGTCGGCGCGCGGGCCTGCACGGAGTACGGCGCGCACATGGCGGCAGGCCTCGGCGCGGGGCTCGCCGAGCGGGGCTGGGTCGTCGTCTCGGGCGGGGCCTACGGGGTGGACGGTGCGGCGCATCGGGGTGCGCTCGGGGCGGGCGGTGCCACGGTGGCGGTGCTCGCGTGCGGGGTCGACCGGCCCTATCCGCGCGGGCACGCCGAGTTGATCGGGCGGATCGCGGAACAGGGGCTTGTGGTCGGGGAGTTGCCGCCCGGGGACCATCCGACGCCGAGCAGATTCATCCTCCGGAACCGAGTGATCGCCGCGCTCACCCGGGGCAGCGTCGTCGTCGAAGCGGCGTACCGCAGCGGCGCGCTCGTCACGGCGCGCTGCGCCCAGGACCTCGGCCGCTACACGATGGGGGTGCCGGGCCCCGCCACCAGCGGCCTCTCGGCGGGCGTGCATGAACTCCTGCGCGGCGAGGGTGTTCTGGTGACCGACGCCGCGGAAGTCGTCGAGCTGGTGGGGGACATGGGCGACGTGGCGCCGCAGCGGCGAGGCCCGGTGGTGCCGCGCGATCTGCTCGCCCCTCAGGCCGCGCGCGTCCTGGCCGCGCTGCCCGCCCGCGGGAGCGCGGGGGCGCGGGAGATCGCGCTGGGGGCAGGCACGGCGGTGGACGAGGTTGTCGGTCGGCTGTACGAGTTGCGCTCACTGGGGTTCGTCGAACGACACGGCGATGGCTGGCAGTTGACACGCCAGGCGATTCTGTCGGTCTTCTCGAAGAGAGGGGGGTCGTGA
- the whiG gene encoding RNA polymerase sigma factor WhiG encodes MPQHTSGSDRAAAPPAARSGERERPPAPSSLDELWRSYKATGDGRLREQLILHYSPLVKYVAGRVSVGLPPNVEQADFVSSGVFGLIDAIEKFDIERSIKFETYAITRIRGAMIDELRALDWIPRSVRQKARNVERAYATLEAQLRRTPSESEVAHEMGIALEELHAVFSQLSLANVVALEELLHVGGEGGNRLSLMDTLEDTAADNPVEVAEDRELRRLLARAINTLPEREKTVVTLYYYEGLTLAEIGNVLGVTESRVSQIHTKSVLQLRAKLASFGR; translated from the coding sequence ATGCCCCAGCACACCTCAGGGTCCGACCGGGCGGCAGCTCCCCCCGCCGCCCGTAGCGGCGAGCGGGAGCGGCCTCCCGCACCCTCGTCGCTGGACGAGCTGTGGCGGTCGTACAAGGCGACGGGGGACGGCCGGCTGCGCGAGCAACTGATCCTGCACTACTCACCCCTGGTGAAGTACGTCGCGGGTCGGGTGAGTGTGGGGCTTCCGCCCAATGTCGAGCAGGCGGACTTCGTCTCGTCCGGGGTGTTCGGGCTCATCGACGCGATCGAGAAGTTCGACATCGAGCGGTCCATCAAGTTCGAGACGTACGCGATCACGCGGATCCGTGGCGCGATGATCGACGAACTCCGGGCGCTCGACTGGATTCCCCGGTCAGTGCGGCAGAAGGCGCGCAATGTCGAGCGGGCCTACGCCACGCTCGAGGCGCAGTTGCGGCGTACGCCGTCGGAGAGCGAAGTCGCCCATGAGATGGGGATCGCGCTGGAGGAACTGCACGCGGTTTTCAGCCAGTTGTCGTTGGCGAACGTGGTGGCCCTGGAAGAGCTGCTGCATGTGGGCGGCGAGGGCGGCAACCGGCTGAGCCTGATGGACACGCTCGAGGACACCGCGGCCGACAACCCCGTCGAGGTCGCGGAGGACCGAGAGCTGCGGCGCCTTCTCGCGCGGGCGATCAACACGCTGCCGGAGCGGGAGAAGACCGTCGTCACGCTCTACTACTACGAGGGGCTCACCCTCGCGGAGATCGGCAATGTGCTCGGCGTGACGGAGAGCCGGGTGAGCCAGATCCACACGAAGTCAGTGCTGCAGCTGCGGGCGAAGCTGGCGAGTTTTGGCCGCTGA
- a CDS encoding TetR/AcrR family transcriptional regulator, whose translation MAEHRSMQRGALLDAARSLLSEGGTEALTFPALAERTGLARSSVYEYFRSRAAVVEELCEVDFPVWAAEVSAAMERAESAEGKVEAYVRRQLDLVGDRRHRAVVAISAAELDAGAREKIRAAHGGLVTMIGEALASLGHAEPRLAAMLLQGVVDAAVRRIELGAAEDPSAITEAAVAMALRGVRG comes from the coding sequence GTGGCCGAGCACCGGTCGATGCAGCGCGGCGCCCTGCTGGACGCTGCGCGGTCCCTGCTGTCCGAAGGCGGTACGGAGGCGTTGACCTTCCCCGCCCTCGCCGAGCGCACCGGGCTCGCCCGGTCCTCCGTGTACGAGTACTTCCGGTCGCGGGCCGCGGTCGTCGAAGAGCTCTGCGAGGTCGACTTTCCCGTCTGGGCGGCGGAAGTTTCGGCGGCGATGGAGCGGGCGGAGTCGGCCGAGGGCAAGGTCGAGGCGTATGTGCGGCGGCAGCTGGATCTGGTCGGGGACCGTCGGCACCGGGCCGTTGTGGCGATCTCCGCTGCCGAGCTGGACGCCGGGGCGCGGGAGAAGATCCGTGCTGCGCACGGCGGGCTTGTCACCATGATCGGCGAGGCGTTGGCCTCGCTGGGGCATGCGGAGCCTCGGCTTGCGGCGATGCTGCTCCAGGGTGTGGTGGACGCGGCTGTCCGGCGGATTGAGCTGGGCGCCGCGGAGGATCCCTCGGCCATCACTGAGGCGGCGGTCGCCATGGCCCTGCGGGGCGTGCGGGGCTGA
- the rpsB gene encoding 30S ribosomal protein S2, translated as MAVVTMRELLESGVHFGHQTRRWNPKMKRFIFTERNGIYIIDLLQSLSYIDRAYEFVKETVAHGGTVMFVGTKKQAQEAIAEQATRVGMPYVNQRWLGGMLTNFSTVYKRLQRLKELEQIDFEDVAASGLTKKELLVLSREKAKLEKTLGGIREMSKVPSAVWIVDTKKEHIAVGEARKLNIPVVAILDTNCDPDEVDYKIPGNDDAIRSVTLLTRVIADAVAEGLIARSGVATGDSKPGEKAQGEPLAEWERDLLEGDKKDEKAAEAEVQTSAETEKVADAEQAEVPAAEAAAEAPAADAEQA; from the coding sequence ATGGCCGTCGTCACGATGCGGGAGCTGCTGGAAAGCGGCGTCCACTTCGGTCACCAGACCCGTCGTTGGAACCCGAAGATGAAGCGCTTCATCTTCACGGAGCGCAACGGCATCTACATCATCGACCTGCTCCAGTCGCTGTCGTACATCGACCGCGCCTACGAGTTCGTCAAGGAGACCGTCGCCCACGGCGGCACGGTCATGTTCGTCGGCACGAAGAAGCAGGCGCAGGAGGCCATCGCCGAGCAGGCGACCCGCGTCGGCATGCCCTACGTGAACCAGCGCTGGCTGGGCGGCATGCTCACCAACTTCTCGACCGTCTACAAGCGTCTGCAGCGCCTCAAGGAGCTCGAGCAGATCGACTTCGAGGACGTCGCCGCGTCCGGTCTCACCAAGAAGGAGCTTCTCGTGCTGTCGCGCGAGAAGGCCAAGCTGGAGAAGACCCTCGGCGGTATCCGCGAGATGTCCAAGGTGCCCAGCGCCGTCTGGATCGTGGACACCAAGAAGGAGCACATCGCTGTCGGCGAGGCCCGGAAGCTCAACATCCCGGTCGTCGCGATCCTCGACACGAACTGTGACCCCGACGAGGTCGACTACAAGATCCCCGGCAACGACGACGCGATCCGCTCCGTCACGCTGCTCACCCGCGTGATCGCCGACGCCGTCGCCGAGGGCCTCATCGCCCGTTCCGGTGTCGCCACCGGTGACTCGAAGCCGGGCGAGAAGGCCCAGGGCGAGCCGCTCGCCGAGTGGGAGCGCGACCTGCTCGAGGGTGACAAGAAGGACGAGAAGGCCGCTGAGGCCGAGGTCCAGACCTCCGCCGAGACGGAGAAGGTCGCCGACGCCGAGCAGGCCGAGGTTCCGGCCGCCGAGGCCGCGGCCGAGGCTCCGGCCGCGGACGCCGAGCAGGCCTGA
- the tsf gene encoding translation elongation factor Ts yields MANYTAADVKKLRELTGAGMMDCKKALDEADGSVDKAVEALRIKGQKGVAKREGRSAENGAVVSLIADDNTSGVIVELKCETDFVAKGEKFQAVANSLAAHIAKTSPADIEALLASEIEAGKTVQAYVDEANANLGEKIVLDRFAQFSGAFVTAYMHRTMPDLPPQIGVLVELDKADADLAKGIAQHIAAFAPKYLSREDVPAEVVESERRVAEETTRAEGKPEAALPKIVEGRVNGFFKEATLLGQPYALDNKKSVQKVLDEAGVTLKRFSRIKVGI; encoded by the coding sequence ATGGCGAACTACACCGCCGCTGACGTCAAGAAGCTCCGTGAGCTCACGGGCGCCGGCATGATGGACTGCAAGAAGGCGCTCGACGAGGCCGACGGCAGCGTCGACAAGGCCGTCGAGGCCCTGCGCATCAAGGGCCAGAAGGGCGTCGCCAAGCGCGAGGGCCGCTCCGCCGAGAACGGCGCCGTGGTCTCCCTCATCGCCGACGACAACACCTCCGGCGTGATCGTCGAGCTGAAGTGCGAGACGGACTTCGTCGCCAAGGGCGAGAAGTTCCAGGCCGTCGCGAACTCGCTGGCCGCGCACATCGCCAAGACGTCCCCGGCCGACATCGAGGCGCTGCTCGCCTCCGAGATCGAGGCCGGCAAGACCGTCCAGGCGTACGTCGACGAGGCCAACGCCAACCTCGGCGAGAAGATCGTCCTGGACCGCTTCGCGCAGTTCTCGGGCGCCTTCGTCACCGCGTACATGCACCGCACCATGCCCGACCTGCCCCCGCAGATCGGTGTTCTGGTCGAGCTGGACAAGGCCGACGCCGACCTGGCCAAGGGCATCGCCCAGCACATCGCCGCCTTCGCGCCGAAGTACCTCTCCCGCGAGGACGTTCCGGCCGAGGTCGTCGAGTCCGAGCGCCGCGTCGCCGAGGAGACCACCCGCGCCGAGGGCAAGCCCGAGGCCGCGCTGCCCAAGATCGTCGAGGGTCGCGTCAACGGCTTCTTCAAGGAGGCCACCCTCCTCGGTCAGCCGTACGCGCTCGACAACAAGAAGTCCGTCCAGAAGGTTCTGGACGAGGCCGGTGTCACCCTGAAGCGCTTCTCGCGCATCAAGGTCGGCATCTGA
- the pyrH gene encoding UMP kinase, with the protein MTTKADTKSDDGKVAGRFLLKLSGEAFAGGGGLGVDPDVVHAIAKEIAAVVRDGAQIAAVIGGGNFFRGAELQQRGMDRARSDYMGMLGTVMNCLALQDFLEKEGIDCRVQTAITMGQVAEPYIPLRAVRHLEKGRVVIFGAGMGMPYFSTDTTAAQRALEIDAEALLMGKNGVDGVYDSDPKTNPDAVKYDALGYGEVITRDLKVADMTAITLCRDNKLPILVFELLSAGNIARAVKGEKIGTLVGDHGTRV; encoded by the coding sequence ATGACCACCAAGGCCGACACGAAGAGCGACGACGGCAAAGTCGCCGGTCGTTTCCTGCTGAAGCTCTCCGGCGAGGCATTCGCCGGCGGGGGAGGCCTTGGCGTCGACCCCGATGTCGTGCACGCCATCGCCAAGGAGATCGCGGCCGTCGTGCGCGACGGAGCCCAGATCGCTGCCGTCATCGGCGGCGGCAACTTCTTCCGCGGCGCCGAGCTGCAGCAGCGCGGCATGGACCGGGCCCGTTCCGACTACATGGGCATGCTCGGCACGGTCATGAACTGCCTTGCCCTGCAGGACTTCCTGGAGAAGGAAGGCATCGACTGCCGCGTGCAGACCGCCATCACGATGGGGCAGGTCGCGGAGCCGTACATCCCGCTGCGCGCCGTCCGGCACCTGGAGAAGGGCCGTGTCGTCATCTTCGGCGCCGGTATGGGCATGCCGTACTTCTCCACCGACACCACGGCCGCGCAGCGCGCCCTGGAGATCGACGCCGAGGCCCTGCTCATGGGCAAGAACGGCGTCGACGGGGTCTACGACTCCGACCCGAAGACCAACCCGGACGCGGTGAAGTACGACGCGCTCGGCTACGGCGAGGTCATCACCCGCGACCTGAAGGTCGCCGACATGACCGCGATCACGCTGTGCCGGGACAACAAGTTGCCCATCCTCGTCTTCGAGTTGCTCTCCGCAGGCAATATCGCGCGCGCCGTCAAGGGTGAGAAGATCGGCACGCTCGTGGGTGACCACGGCACCCGGGTCTGA
- the frr gene encoding ribosome recycling factor, with product MIEETLLEAEEKMEKAVVVAKEDFAAIRTGRAHPAMFNKIVADYYGALTPINQLASFSVPEPRMAVVTPFDKSALRNIEQAIRDSDLGVNPSNDGNIIRVTFPELTQDRRKEYIKVAKTKAEDSKISIRSIRRKAKEAIDKAIKDGDIGEDEGRRAEKELDDTTAKYVAQVDELLKHKEAELLEV from the coding sequence GTGATCGAAGAGACCCTCCTCGAGGCCGAGGAGAAGATGGAGAAGGCCGTCGTGGTCGCCAAGGAGGACTTCGCCGCGATTCGCACAGGCCGTGCGCACCCGGCGATGTTCAACAAGATCGTGGCCGACTACTACGGCGCCCTGACGCCGATCAATCAACTGGCCTCGTTCTCGGTGCCCGAGCCGCGGATGGCCGTGGTGACCCCGTTCGACAAGAGCGCGCTGCGCAACATCGAGCAGGCGATCCGCGACTCCGACCTCGGCGTCAACCCGAGCAATGACGGCAACATCATTCGAGTGACGTTCCCCGAGCTGACGCAGGACCGCCGCAAGGAGTACATCAAGGTCGCCAAGACCAAGGCCGAGGACTCCAAGATCTCGATCCGCTCCATCCGCCGCAAGGCCAAGGAAGCGATCGACAAGGCGATCAAGGACGGCGACATCGGCGAGGACGAGGGCCGTCGCGCGGAGAAGGAGCTCGACGACACCACCGCGAAGTACGTCGCCCAGGTGGACGAGCTGCTCAAGCACAAGGAAGCCGAGCTGCTCGAGGTCTGA
- a CDS encoding phosphatidate cytidylyltransferase encodes MNDSSWGAPPSTGYWGPPDQGPAQGAAPAGPAYDAHDALYPAETQPMPIVPDVPDAPQEPMSSAPQPAPEAPRAPQAPQKKSAGRDLGAAIGVGVGLGAVIVASLFIVKAVFIGVIAVAVVVGLWELTSRLEERKGIKAPLVPLAVGGAAMVVAGYVRGAEGAWVAMALTALAVLVWRMTEPPEGYLKDVTAGVFAAFYVPFLATFVALMLTADDGPQRVLTFLLLTVVSDTGAYAIGWRFGKHKLAPRISPGKTREGLLGAVTFAMAAGALCMEFLIDDGTWWQGLLIGLAVAASATLGDLGESMIKRDLGIKDMGTLLPGHGGIMDRLDSLLPTAPVVWLLLVIFVGSG; translated from the coding sequence GTGAACGACTCTTCCTGGGGGGCGCCTCCCAGCACCGGGTACTGGGGGCCGCCCGACCAGGGCCCTGCTCAAGGGGCTGCCCCGGCAGGTCCCGCGTACGATGCGCATGACGCCCTGTATCCAGCAGAGACGCAGCCCATGCCCATCGTGCCCGACGTGCCTGACGCACCCCAGGAGCCCATGTCCAGCGCACCACAGCCCGCCCCCGAAGCGCCTCGTGCGCCTCAAGCGCCGCAGAAGAAGAGCGCGGGCCGTGACCTCGGGGCGGCCATAGGAGTCGGTGTCGGGCTCGGCGCGGTGATCGTCGCGTCGCTCTTCATCGTGAAGGCCGTCTTCATCGGCGTCATAGCGGTCGCCGTGGTGGTCGGCCTCTGGGAGCTCACCTCGCGGCTCGAGGAGCGCAAGGGCATCAAGGCGCCGCTCGTGCCGCTCGCGGTGGGCGGCGCGGCGATGGTCGTCGCCGGGTACGTCCGCGGGGCCGAGGGTGCCTGGGTCGCGATGGCGCTCACCGCGCTCGCGGTGCTCGTCTGGCGCATGACCGAGCCGCCCGAGGGCTATCTGAAGGACGTCACCGCGGGGGTCTTCGCCGCGTTCTACGTCCCGTTCCTCGCCACGTTCGTGGCGCTGATGCTCACCGCGGACGACGGCCCGCAGCGGGTGCTCACGTTCCTGCTCCTGACCGTGGTCAGCGACACCGGGGCGTACGCGATCGGCTGGCGCTTCGGCAAGCACAAGCTGGCGCCGCGCATCAGCCCCGGCAAGACCCGCGAGGGCCTGCTGGGCGCGGTGACGTTCGCGATGGCGGCCGGCGCGCTGTGCATGGAGTTCCTGATCGACGACGGCACCTGGTGGCAGGGGCTGCTCATCGGCCTCGCGGTCGCCGCGAGCGCGACGCTCGGTGACCTGGGCGAGTCGATGATCAAGCGGGACCTCGGGATCAAGGACATGGGCACGCTGCTCCCGGGCCACGGCGGCATCATGGACCGCCTCGACTCGCTGCTGCCGACGGCCCCGGTCGTCTGGCTGCTGCTCGTCATCTTTGTGGGTTCCGGCTGA
- a CDS encoding endonuclease/exonuclease/phosphatase family protein, producing the protein MVSGTGARLLAGAMIVTCAALLGPSAPNGAHIAKPLPAGSPEEVVPNRVMTWNICNPCNASGQNVGRAAEIATYAPQVVGLQEACVRDVESIRDHLQYQYGLVYHVEYGSVLRNWGRCGGLPWSPGAFGQAVLSAAPMTDRTSVEYPDGGSEDRGYMAVTTLVDGRPVRVFNTHLAHRHQEAVRAAQVGVLAAEVARHDRAIVLGDFNAVPTAAELTGMWGLAADVDPECGPAATGICKTTTDWHTKFDYVFLRGFDRLEHGVHPTPYSDHSLLHADVGPKQRP; encoded by the coding sequence ATGGTGAGCGGAACCGGGGCGCGGTTACTCGCGGGCGCCATGATCGTGACCTGCGCGGCGCTCCTCGGCCCCAGTGCCCCGAACGGTGCGCACATCGCCAAGCCACTGCCGGCCGGCAGTCCCGAAGAGGTCGTGCCGAACCGGGTCATGACGTGGAACATCTGCAACCCCTGCAACGCGAGCGGGCAGAACGTCGGCCGGGCGGCGGAGATCGCGACGTACGCGCCCCAGGTCGTCGGCCTGCAGGAAGCGTGTGTCCGGGACGTCGAGAGCATCCGGGATCATCTGCAGTACCAGTACGGGCTGGTCTACCACGTCGAATATGGGTCGGTTCTGCGCAACTGGGGCCGCTGCGGGGGACTGCCGTGGAGTCCGGGCGCCTTTGGCCAGGCGGTCCTCTCGGCGGCGCCGATGACGGACCGTACGAGCGTGGAATATCCCGACGGCGGATCCGAGGACCGCGGGTACATGGCCGTCACCACCCTCGTGGACGGCCGGCCCGTCCGGGTCTTCAACACGCACCTGGCCCATCGCCACCAAGAAGCGGTCCGGGCCGCACAGGTCGGCGTACTGGCGGCGGAGGTCGCCCGGCACGACCGCGCGATCGTTCTCGGCGACTTCAACGCGGTGCCGACTGCCGCTGAGCTCACGGGGATGTGGGGCCTGGCCGCGGACGTGGACCCCGAGTGCGGACCCGCGGCCACCGGCATCTGCAAGACGACCACCGATTGGCACACCAAGTTCGACTACGTCTTCCTGCGGGGCTTCGACCGGCTCGAACACGGAGTGCATCCCACCCCGTACTCGGACCACAGCCTGCTCCACGCCGACGTGGGGCCGAAGCAGCGGCCGTGA
- a CDS encoding primase-helicase family protein, which produces MAGLGSNFGLSSLIGKPLAVISDARLSGKDGGQVVERLLTISGEDTIDIDRKFRDPWTGKLPTRLMVLPNELPNFGDSSGSLPAASWC; this is translated from the coding sequence CTGGCCGGGCTCGGTAGCAACTTCGGTCTGTCGTCCCTGATCGGCAAGCCACTCGCGGTCATCTCCGATGCGCGCCTGTCCGGCAAGGACGGCGGGCAGGTCGTCGAACGGCTGCTGACCATTTCCGGGGAAGACACCATCGACATCGACCGAAAGTTCCGCGACCCGTGGACGGGCAAGCTGCCCACGCGCCTGATGGTGCTGCCCAACGAGCTGCCGAACTTCGGGGACTCATCCGGGTCATTGCCCGCCGCTTCGTGGTGCTGA
- a CDS encoding DUF262 domain-containing protein, translating to MLLDEAGLLDELDRHRRSVDTDYFDLSLRELVRMVSEQEIKIAPAYQRQFRWDDETQSALIESFLLGLPVPAIFVATNRDATWDVVDGLQRICTILRFMGVDAPESENFRFSAAPLRLKSLKTLAGFGDLTYEELPRPIRMTLDRRFLRVQVLSDKSEPEVRFELFRRLNAGAVALTPQEIRSCIFRGPFHELLEDLSQSRQFKSLLKLQKLNQTNGTAEELVLKFFAYLDRSSVFDGKVTNFLNGYMRDRASDTDLAADREIFEKSVDFLSSIINGPFLRGKLSITPLNQFEAVLVGVGSLFRKGIEPVEPPAGWLNDEKLVDFSTGATNTRTMLVNRISRAEELMT from the coding sequence ATGCTGCTGGATGAAGCGGGACTGCTCGATGAACTTGACCGTCACAGGCGTTCTGTTGACACGGACTACTTTGACCTCTCCTTGCGCGAGCTGGTGCGGATGGTTTCTGAGCAGGAGATCAAGATCGCTCCCGCGTATCAACGCCAATTTCGGTGGGATGACGAAACGCAATCTGCACTAATTGAATCTTTCCTTCTAGGGCTGCCCGTTCCGGCGATTTTCGTTGCGACCAATCGCGATGCTACTTGGGATGTCGTAGATGGCCTTCAGCGCATCTGTACGATTCTCCGATTTATGGGTGTGGACGCGCCTGAATCCGAAAATTTTCGGTTCAGCGCTGCGCCTCTACGCTTGAAGTCGCTCAAGACGCTAGCCGGTTTCGGTGATTTGACCTACGAGGAGCTTCCTAGGCCAATTCGGATGACTCTTGATCGGAGATTTTTGCGGGTTCAGGTGTTGAGTGATAAATCTGAACCCGAAGTTCGTTTTGAGCTTTTTCGGCGGCTTAACGCTGGAGCAGTGGCACTTACGCCTCAAGAGATTCGTAGCTGTATTTTCCGAGGTCCATTTCATGAGCTTCTCGAAGACCTGTCGCAGAGTAGGCAATTCAAGTCCCTTCTGAAGCTGCAAAAATTGAACCAAACGAACGGCACTGCAGAAGAGTTGGTGCTCAAATTCTTCGCATACCTAGACCGTTCCTCTGTATTCGATGGAAAGGTCACAAACTTCCTTAACGGCTATATGCGCGATAGAGCTTCAGATACTGACCTGGCGGCAGATCGGGAAATTTTTGAAAAATCGGTAGACTTTCTATCCTCCATTATTAACGGGCCATTTTTGAGGGGAAAGCTTTCGATTACGCCACTGAATCAATTTGAAGCTGTATTGGTGGGAGTAGGCAGCCTCTTCCGTAAGGGGATTGAACCGGTCGAACCTCCTGCGGGATGGCTAAATGACGAGAAGCTTGTCGATTTTAGTACCGGCGCCACGAATACTCGCACAATGCTTGTTAATAGAATTAGTCGTGCTGAAGAGTTGATGACGTGA
- a CDS encoding LexA family transcriptional regulator codes for MSERLTEQQECILRCIRERVAEYGESRTVREISDRVGLSSTSSVAYHLRRMRERGVQVETRGRTSKRCPHCGL; via the coding sequence ATGAGCGAGCGCCTCACCGAACAGCAAGAGTGCATCCTGCGCTGCATCCGGGAGCGGGTCGCCGAGTACGGCGAGAGCCGCACGGTTCGGGAAATCAGCGACCGGGTCGGGCTCTCAAGCACCTCGTCCGTCGCCTATCACCTACGTCGCATGCGGGAGCGGGGCGTACAGGTCGAGACGCGTGGCCGGACGAGCAAGCGCTGCCCGCACTGCGGACTATGA